GACTTCGAGAAGGTCCAGAACACGTCCTACAGCCAGACTGCCATCGGAACGCATGTCGGCTACGGCACGGTGGAAGTCAGCTCCGCCGGCGGCTCCGGCGTCGAGATGAGTTTTCGATCTATTCCGAATCCGAGAGAGATCCAGCAACTGATCAGCAGTCGCGTCTCGCCGGGTCGTTCATCGGGCGGTCGAGGGAACGCCGGCTCCGACGCAGACGTCGAGTCGGACGACGTACTCGAGGAGATCCTCGTCGAACTGCGAGCGATTCGGACGGCGCTCGAGGACGGTGAGAGCACCCGGACACAACCATCCGAGTCGGAGCCGACCGACGCCGAAACCGAGAGTGTCACGCTCGAGCACGATTCAGCCGACCCACAGCCTTAGTCCTGCAGCACGATCGCTCGGGGGTTTTGGGACCCCCCGTCGGTCACCCTCCTCAGATCGTCGTCGAGATCATGTAGAGGTTGATGCAGACGGCGGCGGTCCAGGGAATTGCGAGTCCCGCGGGAACGATCGCTCGGTAGGCCTTCGGCAGCATCGGTCGACAGACCAGTCCGATCCCGATCGCGAGCCCTTTGAGCGCGAGCATGCCGAGCAGTCCGTAGCCGTCGATCGCGCTTCGTGCGACCGGGTTCGACTCCGCAAGCCCCAGGTGGAGCCCGACGAACGTCGTCACGATGTCCCCGACGAGCGAGACACCGACGAGGACCCAGAAGAATCGCTCGAGGGCAGCCGGCGAGACGTCGACCGGGAGTTGGTGGTGCAGGTGTGCGGCGTCGGAACTCATACTCTCCCCGCCGGAGTCGAACCGGGCGTCGACGCGTCGACCGTCGGGAGCGTGCCGTTCGCACGCCATGCTTCCACCAAATGGGGTATTGTTATGCCAGGCGTAGGCCGAACCGGTCCGACGTTTTCGGTCAGTAACGACTCTCAAACACCGCGATAACGGTCTCGAACGGTCCGCGATAGTGAACCGACGTGACCTGAAATCGCCTCGAGGTCACGTGACTCGCCAGCGACGTAATCGGGAGACGGGACGGGATAGGCAGCCGGAAAACGGAGAGACTGAGACGCGGATAGCAGGCAGATCGTGCGAGAAATAGCACGCTACCGGCGGACGGTCCTCGTTCTCAGAGCACGGTTCCGTGTTTCTTGTCCGGCAGCGACTTCTCGACGTCCTCGTAGAACGCAAAGCGGGCGGCGAGTTCCGCGCGCAACTCGCTGGGGGGAACGATCTCGTCGATGACGACCTCGCTGGCCATCCGGTGGACGTCGATATCCTCGCGGTACTCCTCGCGGAGTTCCCGCTCCATGCGTTCGCGCTCCTCGGGGTCGTCGATCTCGGAGAGTTTGCGCGCGTAGACCGCGTTGATCGCCGCCTCGGGGCCCATGATGGCGATCTCACCCGAGGGGAGCCCGATGACGCTCTCGGGATCGTAGGCTGGCCCGCCCATCGCGTAGATGCCCGCGCCGTAGGCTTTCCGGACGACGACGGTCTGTTTCGGCACCGTCGCCGACGACGTCGCGTAGATCATCTTCTTGCCCTGCTCTAAGATGCCCTCCTTCTCGACCTGCGAGCCGGCCATGAAGCCGGGCGTGTCACAGAGGTAGAGTAAGGGGATGTTGAACGCGTCGGACTTCCAGACGAACTCCGCGGCCTTCTCGGCAGCGTCGGGGAAGATCGCTCCGGCCCGGTGGGCGGGCTGGTTTGCGACAATTCCCACGGGACGGCCGTCGATTCGGGCGTACGCCGTAATGATCTCCGGCCCGTAATCGGGCCGTAACTCGAAGTAGGAGCCCGAATCGACGATGCGATCGATGACGTCAGTCATGTCGTAGCCCTTGTTCGGCGACTGTGGGACGACGGCGTCGATCCCCTCCGGCGACCGCGCCGGCGCGGTTGGTTCCTGCTGGGGCGGCTTCTCGTCCGAGTTGTCCGGCAGGTAGGTGATCAGTTGGGCGACGAGCTCCCGAGCGTGTTCCTCGTCCTCCGCGATCAGGTCCGCGGAGCCGGACTCTCGAGCGTGGACCTGCGGGCCGCCGAGCTCCTCGAGATCGATCTCCTCGCCGGTGACCATCTGCACCATCCGCGGGCTCGCGATCGCCATCGCGGACATTCCCTCGACCATGATCGTGAAGTCGGCGAAGACGGGCGTGTACGCGGCCCCGGCGATACACGGGCCGTAGAGCACGCAGACCTGCGGTACCCGTCCGGAGAGCATTGAGTGGTTGTAGTAGTACTTCCCGATCCCCTCGCGGTTCGCGAAAAAGCCAGTCTGCTGGTCGATCCGGCCGCCGGAGGAGTCCATCAGATAGAACACCGGTCGGCCGGTTTTCAGCGCGCGCTGTTGCATCCGCAGGAACTTCTCGACGCCCTTCTTGGCCATGCTCCCGCGCTTGACGGTGTAGTCGTTGGCCATGAAGTGGACGTCGCGGCCCTCGAAGGTCGCGCCGCCGGTGATGAGGCCGTCGGCCGGCAGTCGGTCGTCGGTCTCCTCGCCGGCCCCGTCGGGATGCCAGTCGTCGAACGCCGCGAACCTGCCGTCCTCGAACTGAAACGCGCTGTTCTCGCCGTCGAACCAGAGCGCGAGGCGGTCCCGAACGAACAGCTTGTCCGTCTCCTCGAGTTGGTCGCGGTACTTTTCGGGGCCGCCCTCGAGAATGTCCTCGATCTCCGCCCGAAGCCGTCGCTCTCGGTCCGTCGGCTCGAGGTCGTCCGCTTGGTCGCTCTCGGTGGAGTCGCGCTGCGGAGCGTCGGCGTTCGAAGCGGAATCGGCCTCCCGTTCCGTCGACGGCTCCGATTCGGACGAGCCGTCGTGGCTCGCTAGCGGCTCGTCGTCGTCGCCGACGTACACCTCGACCGATTCGCCGACGTGTTCAGCCAGTGCGGCGGCGATAGCCGACGCTTCGTCGTCAGATGCGCCTGCCGCGATGCGGACGTGCATGATCGATGATGTGTGGGGAGACCAAAAACCGTTTTCGCTCCTCGGGCCGACGATCGACGGGGAGTCGGCCCGACTGACGGCGACTCACGGTCTGTCTTGTCGGCCGGAACCGACCGAGCACGCCGTTCGCTACCTATCGACCGCAGAAACCGTCCGCCCTGCTCGAACGGACGGACGTCGCTGAGTGCCGAGACGATCCGGGACGGCAAAACACTCTCAACGGGGCGGCAGAGAGGAGAAAAACGGTTCGCGTCCGACCGACCGCCACTGATCGTTCGGAGTTCGCCACGAGGGATGAGGAGGATCACGTGTCGTGGACGCGAACCGATCGGGAGTGAGTCGTACCGTCGGGCACCTGGTGCCCGCCAGTAGCTGCCTTCGTGGTCACCAGCACGAAGACAGTTACTGCTGGATGGGGAGCTGACACGAACGCTTGCGTTCAGTCGTACAGATTTTATAATGGGTTGGGTTTGTGATCGCCTACGAACGTTTCGGCGCGTCAGTGTTGACACGTTGGGGCCCGCAAAACGGACGGTACAAAACGAGTAGCAGGTGCAGGCACAACCGATATCGCCGATTTCATCGTTACATTCGACTGTCATCGACCCTCCCGTGTACGTGAACATTAGCTTTGGCGTCGTGAACTGAACGGACACTGCAGAGACCAGAATCGCGGTATGGAAGGCACACACACTGAGCATCTCGTCCACCGGATCGCGACGATCCGCGATCGGATCGAGACCGGCATGGATCGTCGCGAGTTTCTTCGGACTCTCGTTACCGGCGGCTACGCACTCGGCGTCGCCGGGGCGCTCGGCGTCGACGACTTCCTCGCGGCCGACGATGGTGAGGTCCCGATCGTCACGGCACACGTCCGAGCCGACCCCGACGACCCGTGGTCGCTCGAGGAACGAACGCGATACGTCCCCGCCGAGTGGTACGCAGCCGTCACGAAAGCCCTCGAGTTGAACGAGTTGCTCGCACGAACGGCGTTTACCGGCTATCTCGGGAGCGCGGTCGTTCCCGGCTCTTACGACAGCGGGACGGCCACCGTCTCCGTCGGTATCTCGAGCGATCCGACCTCCCTCAGAGAATCGCTCGACGGGCTCTTGGACGGGATCTCGCTCGATATCGAGACGATCGGCGAGATCGAAGACATCGAGCAGGGACCGCAAGATATCGAGCCGCGGGTCGTCGGCTCCCTCACGGGCAACGACGTTCCGAGCGGGGTCGCCTGCGAGACGGCGGACAGCATCGCGACGCTCGGACCCGTAATGTATGACCCCAGCAGCGAATCGGAGTTCTTCGTAACGGCCGAACACGCGTTCGACGGCGGTGCCGATACGAATGGCGATCACCTCAGTCTCCCGATCGAGGAGAGCGATTCGATCGAACTCGGTCCCGTCTCACACGCTCATCCAGCGGAGGACGTCGCCGCGATCACGCCCGAGGGACGGGTCCAGCCCTCGAACGCGATCGACACACCGTCGCCGTCACGCGTCCGTGGCCAACTTACTCGACTTGGACTCGCGGACCTCATCGCGCGCGACGAACAGCTCGAGAAGGTCGGCGCGGTAACCGGACACACGACGGGGAGGATTCAGGGGATCGACGCGGTCACCTGCTTCACCGACAACTTCTGTCGGCACGGCCAGATCCGCTGGGGCGGCGAGATGGATCTGACCGACGGCGACAGCGGCTCGGTGAGCTACTACGCCGACCCCATCGGCGACGAGGAGGACGTCCTCATCGCGGGCTTCAACAACGCTCGAACCTGGTGGCCGGGACAGAGCTACGTCTGGGGCGTCGGCGCCTACAGACTCACCGAGATGTACGGTTATCACTTCTAACTACCCCGAACTGTACCGATAGGCCTCCACACTCACCACCTCTCAACCCATGGCAACAGATACACACACCGGCTCCGACCGTTCCGACCAGACCGGGATCGTGAGATCCATCGCCCGACTCGTCGGCGACCTGCTCATCGTCACCTGCTGGGTCGTGTTTTTGACGCTGGTCTTTCTCGGGACCGCGTGGCCCCAGTGGGCGTTTTACCTGCTGTTGCTACTCGGCGTCGGGCTCTACGTGTCCCTAACGGCGACGTGGACTGGATCCAGCGGCTAGGAACCACAGGAGCCGAGAACCGGACGGCCGACGCAACCAAAAAACGGACTACGGGATCGTTGATTAAGCGATTCGATTCTCGACCCGATCTTCGAGCCGCTCGACCAACTCGCTGTTACCGACGTGGACCGGCGTTCGATCGTGGAGGTCATCGGGGTCGACGGAGAGCAGTGACTGATTGCCGTCCGAAGAGCGACCGCCCGCCCGTTCGACGATGTAGCCGATGGGGTTGCCCTCGAACTGGAGGCGGAGTTTCCCCTCGGGGCGGGACTCGAGACCGGGGTAGCCGAAGATCCCGCCGTAGGTGAGCACCTGATTGACGTCGCCGATCATCGCGCCGCCATACCGGAGCTTGAGCTCCTGTTCGATCTCGCGGGCGTACTCCTGAAAATCGTCGGGCCAGTCGGGGACGCGCCCGCCGAAGCCGTAGACGACCGGCTCGTCGGGGAGCCGAACGTCTCGGTCGACGACGGTCCGTTCGCCGCCGGTCAGTTCGTACTCCGTGACGGACTCCTCGGTCGCGAGCACCATCGTCGTGATCGGGCCATACAGGATGTATCCGGCGGCGACGAGCGTCTCGCCTCGAGCGGGGAGCGCGGCGTCGTAAACGCCGAAGATGGTCCCCATGGCGTTGTTCGACTTGAGATTCGAGGAGCCGTCCAGCGGATCGACGGCGACGGCGTAGACGTCCTCCATCGCCGGATCGCCGCCGCAGTCTTCGACCTCGGCTCGCTCCTCGCTTGCGTACTGTCCGACGCCGTCGATACCGGCGAGCCGGTCGCCGAGCAGTTCGTCCGCCCAGATGTCGGCTTCGACCTGCGTCTCGCCGCTAGGATTCTCCTCGTCGACGGTGCCGCGACGCCCGATGAGCCCCTGTCTGATCTCGGTCGCCGAGCGGCTGATCGTCGCGATCACGCTCTCGACAACTGGATCGGACACCGTCATCCTATTCCGTAGCCTCGAGTGCGGCGTCGGCCGTCTCCTCCTCGTAGATGACTCGCTCGAGGGCGTCCAGGATCTGCGTCGGGTTCTCTCGCTGCCAGACGTTGCGGCCGACGGCGAGACCCTTACAGCCCGCCTGGACGGCGGCTTCGACGGTCGAGAGGAACTCGTAGTCGGAGGTCTTCGAGCCGCCGCTCATGACGACTTTCATGTCGCCGGCGGCCTTGCAGGCGTGTTCCATGGCTTCGGAGCTGCCGGGGTACTTGACTTTCGCGATGTCTGCACCGAGCTCGAGGCCGAGTCGGGTCGCATAGGAGATCGTGCTCGGCTTCGTGTCGTTTTTCAGCCCCTGTCCGCGCGGGTACGACCACATGACGACCGGCAGGTCGTGCTCGCGGGCGTCCTCCTGTACGTCGCGGAACTCTTCGGCCATCTCGACCTCGTGGTTTGAGCCGCCGTAGAGGGTGAAGCCGATGGCGTCGGCACCGATCTCAGCTGCGTAATCGACCGAGCAGTTGACCGCCGAGTCGTACTCGCCCATCCAGAGGTTCGAGGTTCCGTTGACCTTCAGCAGGAGGTTCACGTCGTCCTCGTAGCTCGGATAGTAGCCCTCGGCGACGCCCTTCTGGACGGCCATGCAGGTGACCGCGTCGTGCGTCGCCGTCTCGAACACCGTCGACGGGTCGAGCTTTTCGGGCACGTCCTCGAAGTCGACAGGACCGTGCTCTAATCCGTGGTCCATCGCCAAAATCAGTGACTTACCGTCGCGGACGATCGGTGAATCGTCGATCGGAATCATCTGTAAGAGGATCCAACAGGCCGCTATAAATCTCTGATGGTCCGGATTATCGAAATTACGTACTATCGTAGTTATCTTCGGCGGAATCCCGCCCGATTCCACCGCAGTTATTGCAGTTTACCGAGTCACTCGTTGTCACCCGACCAGTTCTCGGGCGTTGTGTCGCCACGTTCGAACGTGGATCACGTTCAGTTCGAGCACGCGAGCGACCTCGAACGCGCTGATCGTCGCCAGTCGCTCCGCCGAACGGACCCCGGCTTCGGCCAACTCGTCGGCGTCGTCGGGACCGACGCCGGCTACCGCCGTCACGGGCGTCGGTTTCGGCCACGGCCGCTCCGACGGACGCTGCCGCCCGATCGACGACTCGGTCGCGTGCTCGTACTCGAAGGCTTGCCAGTCCTCGTCTCCGCTCACGGCGATCCACTCGCGCTCGGCCGCTCCGAGCCCGCGGACTTCGCTCGAGCGACGCTCGAGGTCACCGTCGCCCTCGAACGACCACGGGAGCGAGAAGCGGCGGCGCAGCGCGTCCGCGATCGGTTCGTCGACGCCCGCGTCGAGCAGCATCTGATAGGAGCACTCCTTGCTCGCAACGGCGTCGGGGTCGACGTCGGCCGCCTCGAGGGCATCCCGTTCGTCGGGTTCGATCCGGGGGTCGACGCCATCCGGGGCAGATCCCATGCCGAACACCAGTTCGGTTGCAGAGACCGTCTCTCCGTCTCGATCGACGGTCCCCTTCCGCTGGGGGTCAGCGTCTCGGTCGGTTGGCGTGTTCAGCTTCCGGACAGCGTCTGTGGAGCCCACGTCGGACTCTCGGTCGCCGCGTCCGTCGGCGTCTGGATCGCTGTGTACGATTTCTTTGCTCACGCGATTCACCGGTTGTCCGTAGCTCACACTCTCTCGTAATGAAAGTTTTCCCCGTTTCCGACGAGGAGAAAACGTCAGACGGGAGTCATTCGTCAGGAGACCGCCGAGCGATCGTCGGTTATCGGTCGACTGACGGCGTCTCGGTGTCGGTGGTCGCTTTGGCAGTTGCGAGACTCACACCGACGATTGCAGCCACGGTGACCGGCCACGGCAGGATCGGGAAGTAGTCGGGGAAGTAGTAGAGGTTCACGATCGTACTCGCCATACCGACGACGATGGCCGCGAGGACACCTTCACTGGTTGTGTGTCT
Above is a window of Natronorubrum tibetense GA33 DNA encoding:
- a CDS encoding PH domain-containing protein; this encodes MGNSQVASDIDDGDHGLEWLSLDDDESVLWSGGPDRRTITPTAALLALPILGLLAVPFNAAAGLALAAVLALVVVPLVAWSVLWIRRTDYVVTTSALYAKRGILSRDVKRIDFEKVQNTSYSQTAIGTHVGYGTVEVSSAGGSGVEMSFRSIPNPREIQQLISSRVSPGRSSGGRGNAGSDADVESDDVLEEILVELRAIRTALEDGESTRTQPSESEPTDAETESVTLEHDSADPQP
- a CDS encoding DUF5658 family protein; protein product: MSSDAAHLHHQLPVDVSPAALERFFWVLVGVSLVGDIVTTFVGLHLGLAESNPVARSAIDGYGLLGMLALKGLAIGIGLVCRPMLPKAYRAIVPAGLAIPWTAAVCINLYMISTTI
- a CDS encoding acyl-CoA carboxylase subunit beta, which translates into the protein MHVRIAAGASDDEASAIAAALAEHVGESVEVYVGDDDEPLASHDGSSESEPSTEREADSASNADAPQRDSTESDQADDLEPTDRERRLRAEIEDILEGGPEKYRDQLEETDKLFVRDRLALWFDGENSAFQFEDGRFAAFDDWHPDGAGEETDDRLPADGLITGGATFEGRDVHFMANDYTVKRGSMAKKGVEKFLRMQQRALKTGRPVFYLMDSSGGRIDQQTGFFANREGIGKYYYNHSMLSGRVPQVCVLYGPCIAGAAYTPVFADFTIMVEGMSAMAIASPRMVQMVTGEEIDLEELGGPQVHARESGSADLIAEDEEHARELVAQLITYLPDNSDEKPPQQEPTAPARSPEGIDAVVPQSPNKGYDMTDVIDRIVDSGSYFELRPDYGPEIITAYARIDGRPVGIVANQPAHRAGAIFPDAAEKAAEFVWKSDAFNIPLLYLCDTPGFMAGSQVEKEGILEQGKKMIYATSSATVPKQTVVVRKAYGAGIYAMGGPAYDPESVIGLPSGEIAIMGPEAAINAVYARKLSEIDDPEERERMERELREEYREDIDVHRMASEVVIDEIVPPSELRAELAARFAFYEDVEKSLPDKKHGTVL
- a CDS encoding class 1 fructose-bisphosphatase: MTVSDPVVESVIATISRSATEIRQGLIGRRGTVDEENPSGETQVEADIWADELLGDRLAGIDGVGQYASEERAEVEDCGGDPAMEDVYAVAVDPLDGSSNLKSNNAMGTIFGVYDAALPARGETLVAAGYILYGPITTMVLATEESVTEYELTGGERTVVDRDVRLPDEPVVYGFGGRVPDWPDDFQEYAREIEQELKLRYGGAMIGDVNQVLTYGGIFGYPGLESRPEGKLRLQFEGNPIGYIVERAGGRSSDGNQSLLSVDPDDLHDRTPVHVGNSELVERLEDRVENRIA
- a CDS encoding class I fructose-bisphosphate aldolase; translation: MIPIDDSPIVRDGKSLILAMDHGLEHGPVDFEDVPEKLDPSTVFETATHDAVTCMAVQKGVAEGYYPSYEDDVNLLLKVNGTSNLWMGEYDSAVNCSVDYAAEIGADAIGFTLYGGSNHEVEMAEEFRDVQEDAREHDLPVVMWSYPRGQGLKNDTKPSTISYATRLGLELGADIAKVKYPGSSEAMEHACKAAGDMKVVMSGGSKTSDYEFLSTVEAAVQAGCKGLAVGRNVWQRENPTQILDALERVIYEEETADAALEATE
- a CDS encoding DUF7409 domain-containing protein, whose protein sequence is MSKEIVHSDPDADGRGDRESDVGSTDAVRKLNTPTDRDADPQRKGTVDRDGETVSATELVFGMGSAPDGVDPRIEPDERDALEAADVDPDAVASKECSYQMLLDAGVDEPIADALRRRFSLPWSFEGDGDLERRSSEVRGLGAAEREWIAVSGDEDWQAFEYEHATESSIGRQRPSERPWPKPTPVTAVAGVGPDDADELAEAGVRSAERLATISAFEVARVLELNVIHVRTWRHNARELVG